The following proteins come from a genomic window of Marinobacter sp. MDS2:
- a CDS encoding EAL domain-containing protein, with product MPDISSRLRRFRRTSPLSFRLLSWILIFSSALTLLASGIQIYFDYRQDLNDIEDRMDVIESGYASSLTRSLWALDQKLLQTQMEGILSLPDISHLRLRIEPDSELVMGHLNNGSKTLSHSFDLNHQEGELFRLGRLTITASLDRVYADLKTKIGVTLITQFLTIFVVSIVILSIFRHLVTRHLTAMAEYTRDLSLDDLSRPLQLDRPEPVNHFKDELGMVTDAINQMRERLNEDIARREHDAAEILKFSEAIDQSPSSVLICDKDWQIEYANRKFLQLTGHRSKDIKNQHPSSLISQSVDEREAQQLWQSIRLQVQRVGVWQGEVNSTRSNGERYWEQLVITPIKGANGQTTGYLILGEDISIRKRYEQQLLRQANYDILTGLPNRMLALDRLKLAIAQARRDTTQVGVMFLDLDNFKHINDTLGHDAGDTLLVEAARRVSSCLRGTSTVARLGGDEFLVILPGLTEQNDALQVAQRILLTFSAPFMLHAQEVFVTTSIGIAIFPNDADTSGTLLQHADAAMYEAKHQGKSSYALFTPEMTEVSHERLHMESHMRKALELNEFQLVFQPIVETSSGKLVAAEALLRWNNPSLGTVMPDRFIPLAEETGLIIPIGEWVIREACKAAQCWQALTGYDIGIAVNVSPRQFRDPGFTDVVHKALADSHLKPELLELEITERLILDNTIETADILRQLDVAGIRLSVDDFGTGYSALSYLKTYPFDTLKIDKSFVQDVLTDTDDLALVRAIINMAHSLGLRVIAEGVEDEAQTHFLKSEDCDYSQGYFYSRPLPEQDFIHWLENNHRAHI from the coding sequence ATGCCCGATATCTCCAGTCGATTAAGACGATTTCGACGCACCTCTCCCCTTTCATTCCGGCTGCTTAGCTGGATACTCATCTTTAGCTCGGCTCTGACACTGCTGGCATCCGGTATCCAGATATACTTTGATTACCGACAAGACCTGAACGATATCGAAGACAGAATGGATGTCATTGAGTCTGGTTACGCATCCAGCCTCACCCGAAGCTTGTGGGCACTGGATCAAAAGCTTTTGCAAACCCAGATGGAAGGCATTCTGAGCCTGCCAGACATATCCCATCTGCGTCTGCGCATCGAACCCGATTCAGAATTGGTCATGGGACATCTCAACAACGGCTCGAAAACGCTCAGCCACAGTTTCGATCTTAACCATCAGGAAGGGGAGCTCTTCAGACTCGGGCGCCTGACCATCACGGCCAGCCTTGATCGCGTGTACGCAGACCTGAAAACAAAGATTGGCGTTACCCTGATTACCCAATTCCTGACTATTTTTGTGGTCTCAATCGTTATCCTGTCCATTTTCCGGCATTTGGTTACCCGTCATTTAACTGCGATGGCCGAGTACACCCGCGATCTATCACTCGATGACCTCAGTCGTCCCTTGCAATTGGACCGCCCGGAGCCCGTAAATCATTTCAAAGATGAGCTTGGCATGGTGACCGATGCCATCAACCAGATGCGAGAGCGACTGAATGAAGACATCGCGCGCCGTGAACACGATGCCGCGGAAATTCTGAAGTTCTCCGAAGCGATAGACCAAAGCCCTTCGTCCGTTCTGATTTGTGATAAAGACTGGCAGATTGAGTACGCGAACCGAAAGTTCCTGCAACTTACCGGACACCGCTCCAAAGACATAAAGAACCAACATCCATCCAGCCTCATCAGCCAAAGTGTGGATGAACGTGAAGCCCAACAACTTTGGCAATCGATACGCCTCCAGGTTCAGCGAGTAGGCGTTTGGCAAGGCGAGGTCAATAGCACTCGATCTAATGGCGAACGTTACTGGGAGCAGCTGGTGATCACACCGATCAAAGGTGCCAATGGCCAAACCACGGGCTACCTCATACTCGGGGAAGACATCAGCATCCGAAAACGCTATGAACAGCAACTGCTCAGGCAAGCGAATTACGATATCCTCACCGGTCTGCCGAACAGAATGCTTGCCCTGGACCGCTTGAAGCTCGCCATTGCACAAGCGCGCCGGGACACAACACAAGTTGGCGTCATGTTTCTCGACCTCGACAATTTCAAGCACATCAACGACACGCTCGGCCATGACGCAGGCGACACCCTGCTGGTGGAGGCAGCCCGAAGAGTATCCAGCTGCCTTCGAGGTACAAGCACGGTTGCAAGGCTGGGCGGTGATGAGTTTCTGGTTATACTCCCCGGCCTGACTGAGCAGAACGATGCCCTGCAGGTTGCTCAGCGTATTTTGCTCACCTTCTCCGCCCCTTTCATGCTTCATGCACAAGAAGTCTTCGTGACAACCAGCATCGGCATCGCCATTTTCCCCAATGATGCCGACACCAGTGGAACACTGCTCCAACACGCCGATGCCGCTATGTATGAAGCCAAGCACCAAGGCAAAAGCTCTTACGCGCTCTTCACTCCGGAAATGACCGAGGTATCCCACGAACGCCTTCACATGGAGTCTCACATGCGAAAGGCGTTAGAGCTGAATGAGTTCCAGTTGGTATTCCAGCCCATTGTCGAGACATCGTCAGGCAAACTGGTCGCCGCCGAAGCGCTGTTGCGATGGAACAATCCTTCGCTCGGCACTGTGATGCCGGATCGTTTCATCCCATTGGCGGAAGAAACAGGGCTTATTATTCCCATCGGTGAGTGGGTGATTCGTGAAGCCTGCAAGGCGGCCCAGTGCTGGCAAGCGTTGACCGGTTACGACATCGGGATTGCCGTGAACGTTTCACCCAGACAGTTCCGGGACCCCGGCTTTACGGATGTGGTACACAAGGCACTGGCTGACAGCCACCTCAAACCCGAGTTGCTCGAACTGGAAATTACCGAACGACTGATTCTGGATAACACCATCGAGACAGCCGACATTCTCCGACAACTTGATGTCGCCGGCATTCGTCTGTCAGTTGATGATTTCGGAACCGGTTACTCGGCGTTGAGCTACCTCAAGACGTATCCCTTCGATACGCTTAAGATTGACAAGTCGTTCGTTCAGGATGTTCTTACCGATACCGACGACCTCGCACTGGTCCGGGCCATCATTAACATGGCCCACAGCTTAGGCTTAAGAGTCATTGCTGAAGGCGTCGAAGACGAAGCACAAACACACTTCCTGAAATCAGAAGATTGTGATTATTCCCAAGGCTACTTTTACAGTCGCCCCCTGCCTGAGCAGGACTTTATCCACTGGCTCGAGAACAATCACCGAGCACATATATAA
- the ccoM gene encoding cytochrome c oxidase subunit CcoM: MFMDVVVFAGIATVLLMISFFVGVAVFIVKDQERHDKKAKSGIGRSQMGLS; encoded by the coding sequence ATGTTTATGGATGTGGTCGTGTTTGCAGGAATTGCAACTGTATTGCTGATGATCAGCTTTTTTGTCGGTGTTGCTGTCTTTATCGTCAAAGACCAGGAGCGACACGATAAGAAAGCGAAAAGCGGGATAGGCCGAAGCCAAATGGGCTTGTCGTAG